A region of Hydrogenimonas cancrithermarum DNA encodes the following proteins:
- a CDS encoding ferritin-like domain-containing protein codes for MATRGNSIIKGLEIGEVINLLNRAYADEWLAYYQYYIESKVVKGIMKDAAIAELDQHAADELRHAGMVADRIIQLGGTPILHPKEWFEKTNCGYDAPTEFNVLNILEDAIKGEQCAIGVYSQLAEMTQGKDIVTYDIVSQILADEVEHEEDLVALHEDITEFIDQIKGSIS; via the coding sequence ATGGCGACTCGAGGAAATTCGATCATCAAGGGTTTGGAGATCGGTGAAGTGATCAATCTACTCAACCGGGCGTATGCGGACGAGTGGCTGGCCTATTATCAGTACTACATAGAGAGCAAGGTCGTCAAAGGGATCATGAAAGATGCGGCGATTGCCGAACTGGATCAGCATGCGGCGGACGAGCTTCGCCATGCCGGTATGGTAGCGGATCGGATCATCCAGTTGGGTGGCACACCGATTCTACATCCGAAAGAGTGGTTCGAAAAGACGAACTGCGGTTACGACGCACCGACGGAGTTCAATGTGTTGAATATTCTCGAAGACGCGATCAAGGGAGAGCAGTGTGCCATCGGCGTCTACAGTCAGCTCGCGGAGATGACGCAGGGAAAAGATATCGTGACCTACGACATCGTCAGCCAGATTCTTGCCGATGAAGTGGAACATGAAGAGGATCTCGTGGCATTGCACGAGGATATTACGGAGTTTATCGACCAGATCAAAGGTTCAATTTCATGA
- a CDS encoding ferritin family protein → MRQYETYRCEKCGNEVEVQRVGGGTLVCCGEEMVCTTENLTAVNLMKAFAGESMARNKYEFFAEMAYEEGWHRIAEHFKEAALNEKYHAKAEFKAYNQLLYGIEIYETLKNLDIAMEGEHYEHTQMYPNFAKIAEEEGYNSIARLLKAIGKVEVEHEREYSELKKCLEEEGFFESGDEEYWVCEVCGHVHRGKRAPKACPLCKAPQEYFKREHLC, encoded by the coding sequence ATGAGACAGTACGAAACATACAGGTGTGAGAAGTGTGGCAACGAAGTCGAAGTCCAGAGAGTGGGTGGCGGTACGCTGGTCTGCTGCGGTGAAGAGATGGTATGCACGACCGAGAATCTGACAGCGGTCAATCTGATGAAAGCCTTCGCCGGTGAATCGATGGCGCGAAACAAGTATGAGTTTTTCGCCGAGATGGCGTATGAAGAGGGGTGGCACCGTATCGCCGAGCACTTCAAGGAAGCGGCGTTGAACGAAAAGTATCATGCCAAGGCGGAATTCAAAGCCTACAACCAGCTGCTCTACGGTATCGAGATCTACGAAACACTCAAAAACCTCGATATCGCGATGGAGGGTGAGCATTACGAACATACACAGATGTATCCGAATTTTGCGAAAATAGCCGAAGAGGAGGGATACAACTCGATCGCGAGGCTTCTCAAAGCGATCGGCAAAGTCGAAGTGGAGCATGAACGCGAATATTCGGAACTCAAAAAGTGCCTCGAAGAGGAGGGATTTTTCGAAAGTGGCGATGAGGAGTATTGGGTCTGCGAAGTGTGCGGCCATGTCCATCGCGGCAAGAGAGCACCCAAAGCCTGTCCACTCTGCAAAGCACCGCAGGAGTATTTCAAGCGTGAACATTTGTGCTGA
- the groES gene encoding co-chaperone GroES, producing MSFQPLANRVLVERVDEPQKTASGIIIPDNAKEKPQEAEVLAIGPEVEEEGHIKVGDKVVFGKYSGTEITIDGKELLILNSDDILGILK from the coding sequence ATGAGTTTCCAACCACTTGCGAACCGAGTTTTGGTAGAGCGTGTTGATGAACCACAAAAAACTGCATCCGGCATTATCATTCCCGATAACGCCAAAGAGAAGCCCCAGGAGGCTGAAGTTCTGGCGATTGGACCGGAAGTAGAAGAGGAAGGCCACATCAAAGTGGGTGACAAAGTCGTGTTCGGCAAATACAGCGGAACAGAGATTACCATTGACGGAAAAGAGTTGCTTATTCTCAACAGCGACGACATTCTCGGAATTTTGAAATAA
- a CDS encoding sulfurtransferase: MIKILMLVAVSLSLFAMEPLVNAEWLKAHLNDKDLVIVDLSSKKLYVKGHIPGAVQSGIGKWRKVNGKFALVRSMEEIETLMRRLGIGKESRVVVYSHHSNSKDMLKPSYVIWAMELYGFKNTAMLDGGLKAWRKAGGKLSKAIPAVEPGDFEASFHPKMAVDLKGVEARIGKVRMLDARPAVFYFGARKQPALKRAGHVSGASSYFWKYSFNDDGTMKPAATIEAMLVDGMGLDPEKEIVTYCTGGLETSMNYFVLHRLLGFTKAKLYDASMKEWANRDDTPMTKYRWE, encoded by the coding sequence ATGATAAAAATTTTAATGCTCGTTGCGGTTTCGCTTTCGCTTTTCGCGATGGAGCCACTGGTGAATGCCGAGTGGCTGAAAGCCCATTTGAATGACAAAGATCTCGTTATCGTCGATCTCTCTTCGAAAAAACTTTATGTAAAGGGGCATATTCCGGGTGCCGTGCAGAGCGGCATCGGAAAATGGCGGAAAGTGAATGGAAAATTCGCCCTCGTCCGCTCCATGGAGGAGATCGAGACACTGATGCGCCGTCTGGGCATCGGCAAGGAGAGCAGAGTGGTCGTCTACTCGCACCACAGCAACAGTAAGGATATGCTCAAGCCCTCTTATGTGATATGGGCGATGGAGCTCTACGGGTTTAAAAATACGGCGATGCTCGACGGTGGCCTGAAGGCATGGCGAAAAGCGGGTGGAAAGCTCTCCAAAGCGATACCGGCCGTCGAGCCAGGAGATTTCGAAGCTTCGTTCCATCCGAAAATGGCGGTGGACCTGAAGGGGGTCGAAGCACGTATCGGAAAAGTTCGGATGCTCGATGCCCGCCCGGCCGTTTTCTACTTCGGTGCCAGAAAGCAGCCCGCATTGAAACGTGCCGGCCATGTCAGCGGTGCAAGCAGCTATTTCTGGAAATACAGCTTCAACGACGATGGGACGATGAAGCCGGCCGCCACGATCGAAGCGATGCTGGTTGACGGGATGGGTCTCGACCCGGAAAAAGAGATCGTCACCTACTGCACGGGTGGCCTTGAGACATCGATGAACTATTTCGTGCTCCATCGACTGCTCGGATTCACCAAAGCGAAACTTTACGACGCTTCGATGAAGGAGTGGGCGAACCGTGACGATACACCGATGACGAAATATCGGTGGGAGTAA
- a CDS encoding cytochrome-c peroxidase, whose protein sequence is MKKLTITLSVVAAFGLSAVASDALIEKAKQAGLKPIPENKTELYKLIDNPKNPVTDEKIELGKKLYFDPRLSKSGLISCNTCHNLATGGVDGVDVATGHKWRGNPHHLNSPTVYNAVFMEKQFWDGRSPDLEDQAQGPIQATPEMAATKEHVEKVVNSMPAYVKAFKQAYNDPKFKPSFKDVADVIAVFERTLVTPSRFDEFLNGCDKALTKKEKEGLKIFIDKGCASCHNGVGLGGSMQPFPAVGKYKYANVGDFKGDKNGMVKTPTLRNILETRPYFHNGAVWDIEEAIKIMGETQLGVKISDKEADKIKAFFGALTGKKPYVRYPELPASTDKTPKPDLN, encoded by the coding sequence ATGAAAAAATTGACTATTACATTGAGTGTCGTTGCAGCATTCGGTCTCAGTGCCGTCGCGTCCGACGCTTTGATCGAGAAAGCGAAACAGGCGGGACTCAAGCCGATCCCGGAAAACAAGACAGAGCTTTATAAACTCATCGACAATCCGAAAAATCCGGTGACGGACGAAAAAATCGAATTGGGCAAAAAACTCTATTTCGATCCACGGCTGAGCAAAAGCGGCCTCATCAGTTGTAACACATGCCATAACCTTGCGACCGGCGGCGTCGATGGTGTCGATGTGGCGACAGGCCACAAATGGAGAGGAAATCCGCACCACCTGAACTCTCCAACCGTCTACAATGCGGTCTTTATGGAAAAACAGTTCTGGGATGGACGAAGCCCGGATCTCGAAGATCAGGCACAGGGGCCGATCCAGGCGACGCCTGAAATGGCGGCGACGAAAGAGCATGTCGAAAAGGTCGTGAACTCCATGCCCGCGTATGTCAAAGCGTTCAAACAAGCCTATAACGATCCGAAGTTCAAACCGAGCTTCAAAGATGTCGCGGACGTTATCGCCGTTTTCGAGCGCACACTCGTCACCCCTTCACGCTTCGACGAGTTTCTGAACGGATGTGACAAAGCGCTCACCAAGAAAGAGAAAGAGGGGCTGAAGATCTTTATCGACAAAGGGTGTGCGAGCTGTCATAACGGCGTCGGGCTCGGTGGAAGCATGCAGCCGTTCCCTGCCGTCGGCAAGTACAAGTATGCCAATGTCGGCGACTTCAAAGGTGACAAAAACGGAATGGTCAAGACGCCGACACTGCGCAACATTCTCGAAACACGCCCCTACTTCCACAACGGTGCGGTCTGGGATATCGAAGAGGCGATCAAAATCATGGGTGAAACCCAGCTTGGCGTGAAGATCAGCGACAAAGAGGCCGACAAGATCAAAGCGTTCTTCGGTGCGCTGACCGGCAAGAAACCGTATGTCCGTTATCCCGAACTTCCTGCAAGTACCGACAAAACACCAAAACCTGACCTGAACTAA
- the groL gene encoding chaperonin GroEL (60 kDa chaperone family; promotes refolding of misfolded polypeptides especially under stressful conditions; forms two stacked rings of heptamers to form a barrel-shaped 14mer; ends can be capped by GroES; misfolded proteins enter the barrel where they are refolded when GroES binds) yields the protein MAAKEIHFSDAARNELFEGVKKLADAVKVTMGPRGRNVLIQKSFGAPSITKDGVSVAREIELKNTIENMGAQLVKEVASKTADEAGDGTTTATVLAYSIFKEGLRNITAGANPIEVKRGMDKASNAIIEELKKIAKEVKDKKEIAQVATISANSDETIGNLIAEAMEKVGKDGVITVEEAKGIIDELEVVEGMQFDRGYLSPYFITDAEKMESVLENPYILLTDKKITNLKDILPVLEGIQQSGRPLLIIAEDVEGEALATLVVNKLRGILNIAAVKAPGFGDRRKAMLQDIAALTGGTVISEEVGRTLESATVADLGQAGRVVIDKDNTTIVDGKGDKTAVEARIKEIKIQIENTTSDYDREKLQERLAKLSGGVAVIKVGAATETEMKEKKDRVDDALSATKAAVEEGIVIGGGAALIRAASKVELNLEGDEAIGAAIILRAVNAPLKQIAENAGFDAGVVANNVQCAEDENVGFNAATGEYVNMLEAGIIDPVKVERVALQNATSVASLLLTTEATVSEVKEEKAAAAPAMPDMGGMGGMGGMM from the coding sequence ATGGCAGCTAAAGAGATTCATTTTTCAGATGCGGCACGCAACGAACTGTTCGAAGGCGTGAAAAAACTGGCCGATGCGGTCAAAGTGACGATGGGGCCGCGCGGACGCAACGTACTCATTCAAAAGAGTTTCGGTGCACCGAGCATTACCAAAGACGGCGTGAGCGTCGCACGTGAGATCGAGCTCAAAAACACTATCGAAAACATGGGCGCGCAGCTTGTCAAAGAGGTTGCGAGCAAAACAGCCGACGAAGCGGGTGACGGTACGACCACTGCAACCGTTCTTGCATACAGCATCTTCAAAGAGGGCCTGCGCAACATCACGGCCGGTGCCAACCCAATCGAAGTGAAACGCGGTATGGACAAAGCCTCCAACGCGATTATCGAAGAGCTGAAGAAGATCGCCAAAGAGGTCAAAGACAAAAAAGAGATCGCACAGGTTGCGACGATCTCCGCAAACTCCGACGAGACGATCGGTAACCTGATCGCCGAAGCGATGGAAAAAGTCGGCAAAGACGGCGTCATCACCGTCGAAGAGGCCAAGGGTATCATCGACGAACTCGAAGTGGTCGAGGGTATGCAGTTCGACCGCGGATATTTGAGCCCATACTTCATCACCGATGCCGAGAAGATGGAGTCCGTTCTCGAAAATCCGTACATTCTTCTGACCGACAAGAAGATCACGAACCTCAAAGATATCCTTCCGGTGCTCGAAGGCATCCAGCAAAGCGGCCGCCCACTGCTCATCATCGCGGAAGATGTCGAGGGTGAAGCGCTTGCGACACTGGTCGTCAACAAACTGCGCGGTATCCTCAACATCGCGGCGGTCAAAGCACCGGGATTCGGTGATCGACGTAAAGCGATGCTGCAAGACATTGCGGCACTGACCGGCGGTACCGTTATCAGTGAAGAGGTCGGACGTACACTCGAGAGTGCAACCGTTGCGGATCTCGGACAGGCGGGCCGCGTGGTTATCGATAAAGACAATACGACGATCGTCGATGGTAAGGGTGACAAAACGGCAGTCGAAGCGCGCATCAAAGAGATCAAAATTCAGATCGAGAATACGACAAGCGATTACGATCGCGAGAAACTGCAGGAGCGTCTCGCGAAGCTTAGCGGAGGTGTCGCGGTCATCAAAGTCGGTGCTGCGACGGAAACAGAGATGAAAGAGAAGAAAGACCGCGTCGACGACGCACTCTCCGCGACCAAAGCGGCTGTGGAAGAGGGTATCGTTATCGGTGGCGGTGCGGCACTGATCCGCGCTGCAAGCAAGGTCGAGCTCAATCTCGAGGGCGACGAAGCGATCGGTGCGGCCATCATCTTGCGCGCTGTCAACGCTCCGCTCAAGCAGATTGCGGAGAATGCCGGCTTCGATGCAGGCGTTGTCGCGAACAACGTACAGTGTGCCGAAGACGAAAATGTCGGTTTCAACGCGGCAACCGGTGAGTATGTGAACATGCTCGAAGCGGGTATTATCGACCCGGTCAAAGTCGAGCGTGTCGCACTCCAGAACGCGACAAGCGTTGCGAGCCTTCTGCTGACAACCGAAGCGACCGTCAGCGAAGTCAAAGAGGAGAAAGCTGCCGCCGCTCCGGCAATGCCGGATATGGGTGGTATGGGAGGTATGGGCGGCATGATGTAA
- a CDS encoding antirestriction protein ArdA encodes MLKVYLTDLQAYNEGHWGGKWIELPLTSFELSHTISEVLNEGETVCKTEDHEEYFITDYEWEEEQVLDVEEYANLFELNDQVQKLSELQPYQLKAVRFLLDQGISLDIDDAIASSDEVIIHEGQEMEDVAYNLIQESYNLDNIPALIANHIDYEGIARDLEYEGCYREYDGDIYEYHY; translated from the coding sequence ATGTTAAAAGTCTATCTTACAGACTTGCAGGCGTACAACGAAGGACATTGGGGTGGGAAATGGATCGAACTGCCACTGACCTCTTTTGAGCTCTCACATACGATTTCAGAAGTGCTGAACGAGGGTGAAACCGTTTGTAAGACGGAAGATCACGAGGAGTATTTCATAACAGACTACGAATGGGAAGAAGAGCAGGTGCTTGACGTGGAAGAGTACGCAAACCTCTTCGAACTGAACGATCAAGTTCAAAAACTCTCCGAACTCCAGCCATATCAGCTCAAAGCAGTTCGGTTTCTCCTGGATCAAGGTATATCACTCGATATTGACGACGCTATCGCCAGTTCCGATGAAGTAATCATCCACGAAGGTCAGGAGATGGAGGATGTCGCTTATAACCTGATCCAGGAAAGCTATAACCTTGATAATATCCCAGCACTTATCGCCAATCATATCGATTACGAGGGTATTGCAAGAGATCTGGAGTACGAAGGATGCTACCGCGAATATGACGGTGACATCTACGAGTACCACTATTGA
- a CDS encoding Fur family transcriptional regulator — MKGTAELLKEHELKVTPQRLKIISMLEKHGHINIEDLYQEMLKEFPSVSLATIYKNINQMIENGLIQEVKLPQAKSVYELIKDPHLHMVCDRCHKVEDIVIGVEKIIEEAENLSGYKIEESFITLRGICPECQAKSR; from the coding sequence ATGAAAGGGACCGCGGAACTGCTCAAAGAGCATGAACTGAAAGTGACGCCACAGCGGTTGAAGATCATATCGATGCTCGAAAAACATGGGCATATCAATATCGAAGATCTTTATCAGGAGATGCTTAAAGAGTTTCCAAGCGTATCGCTTGCGACAATTTACAAGAATATCAATCAGATGATCGAAAACGGCCTTATCCAGGAGGTCAAACTGCCACAAGCCAAATCGGTCTACGAGCTCATCAAGGATCCGCATCTGCATATGGTATGCGATAGATGCCATAAAGTCGAAGACATCGTCATCGGCGTTGAAAAAATCATAGAAGAGGCTGAAAATTTAAGCGGCTATAAAATCGAAGAGAGCTTCATAACTCTGCGCGGAATCTGTCCTGAGTGTCAGGCCAAATCCCGATAG